Proteins encoded within one genomic window of Synechococcus sp. PCC 7335:
- a CDS encoding DUF4236 domain-containing protein, which translates to MGLRLRKKIKLLPGVSVVLSDLGVSANMKAGPLSWDSMHQRASLNLPGPLSYRVKAGAKGLTKAQLLRIAKRAGLDGCSQLKKKDILELLNRRGLV; encoded by the coding sequence ATGGGACTTCGCTTAAGAAAAAAGATCAAGCTGCTACCAGGGGTATCTGTTGTCCTCTCTGATCTGGGTGTTTCTGCCAATATGAAGGCTGGCCCGCTGAGCTGGGACTCTATGCATCAAAGAGCCTCACTCAATCTGCCCGGGCCGCTTTCGTATCGGGTGAAGGCTGGCGCTAAAGGCCTGACGAAAGCGCAACTGCTGAGAATTGCGAAACGAGCTGGATTGGATGGCTGTTCTCAGCTTAAAAAGAAAGACATTCTAGAGTTGCTAAACCGTCGTGGCCTTGTGTAG
- a CDS encoding NAD(P)-dependent oxidoreductase, with product MRIFITGASGCIGHYLVETLIENTDHELFLMMRNPAKLQVSVDQRPGIHVLQGDMREIAQFADLLKTMDTAILVATSWGDPKESYEINVEKTLETMSLLDVERCQQVIYFSTASILDRDNTPLKEAGEIGTDYVRTKYICHQKLQALAITPKVTTVFPTLVFGGSETKPYSHISGGLPEVAKYISLIRFLSADGSLHYIHAKDIADVVRHLVDNPPGAEESREIVIGNPAKTANEIVEEIATYLGKPPIFRIPLSFALADIVIKVFNIRMAEWDRFCMDYRHFTYENTVTPSSFGLEDNYPSIKDVFRSAGVAPKQKLK from the coding sequence ATGCGTATTTTCATCACCGGTGCGAGTGGCTGTATTGGCCATTACCTGGTAGAGACCTTAATAGAAAACACGGATCATGAGCTGTTTTTGATGATGCGCAATCCGGCTAAGCTACAGGTATCTGTAGACCAGCGCCCCGGTATTCATGTGCTCCAAGGCGATATGCGAGAGATCGCTCAGTTCGCGGATTTGCTAAAGACAATGGACACCGCGATCTTAGTAGCAACCTCGTGGGGCGATCCGAAAGAAAGCTATGAAATCAACGTCGAAAAAACGCTAGAGACGATGTCTTTGCTAGATGTTGAACGTTGTCAGCAGGTGATTTATTTCTCGACGGCCAGCATTCTCGATCGAGACAATACGCCGCTGAAAGAGGCAGGTGAGATCGGGACAGACTATGTGCGTACTAAATATATTTGCCACCAGAAACTGCAAGCGTTGGCGATCACGCCCAAAGTCACCACCGTTTTTCCTACTCTAGTCTTCGGTGGCAGCGAGACCAAGCCCTACTCTCACATTTCTGGGGGACTGCCTGAAGTCGCAAAGTATATTAGCTTGATTCGCTTTCTCAGTGCCGATGGTAGCTTGCACTACATCCACGCCAAAGACATCGCCGACGTCGTCCGCCATCTAGTAGACAATCCACCTGGCGCAGAAGAGAGTAGAGAAATCGTCATTGGCAACCCTGCTAAAACCGCCAACGAAATCGTTGAAGAAATTGCTACATACCTTGGGAAACCACCTATCTTTCGAATTCCACTCTCTTTTGCCCTAGCTGACATCGTTATCAAAGTCTTCAACATCCGCATGGCCGAATGGGATCGATTTTGTATGGACTATCGCCATTTTACCTACGAGAACACAGTCACACCATCTAGCTTTGGCCTAGAAGACAACTATCCGAGTATCAAGGACGTCTTTCGCTCAGCAGGTGTAGCCCCTAAACAAAAGCTGAAATAG